One Corynebacterium tuberculostearicum DNA window includes the following coding sequences:
- a CDS encoding S1 family peptidase, with protein sequence MFRIPHLKKVLVGSAFAGAFFLGSPAAGAQELPQPDFDSAGIIDQVRDGLAGVGIQTPQVDKNVTDAVDSSVRNAQQAVQHTVQEAQYAEPMTNPNPIGLAEQATQPEFKPQGTNPNYKWKNDGFSKVAAGKPQADYVLHRVPGSFFDAPRIPEESVAAMNEGESLYGPGTPVYVDEKMMCTLTVAGNDNAGRKVGLTAAHCGNVGDSVTSADSEQIGPTGTVVSKNEDLDYAVIEFGSKAKVSRSYNGVTVNELGGGVKPGQQVCKQGVATGKTCGVTYQQAKKIQVNQVCAMMGDSGAPLLANGRLIGSITGGFLPVNFPCRTPLQGPVHNPTAANTMDAVLADMNRRGGVGAGFTLPED encoded by the coding sequence ATGTTTCGCATTCCGCACCTTAAGAAAGTCCTGGTGGGCTCGGCTTTCGCTGGTGCGTTTTTCCTGGGATCCCCGGCCGCAGGCGCCCAGGAATTGCCCCAACCGGATTTCGATTCCGCAGGGATTATTGACCAAGTCCGAGATGGCCTGGCTGGGGTAGGCATCCAAACCCCGCAGGTGGATAAGAACGTCACCGACGCCGTGGATTCCTCTGTGCGCAACGCGCAGCAAGCCGTGCAGCACACGGTGCAGGAGGCGCAGTACGCGGAGCCGATGACCAACCCGAATCCCATCGGCCTAGCGGAGCAGGCCACCCAGCCGGAGTTTAAACCGCAGGGAACCAATCCAAACTATAAGTGGAAAAATGATGGATTTTCCAAGGTAGCTGCGGGCAAGCCACAGGCTGACTACGTGCTGCACCGCGTGCCGGGCTCGTTCTTTGATGCCCCACGCATTCCAGAAGAATCTGTTGCGGCTATGAATGAGGGCGAGTCGCTTTATGGCCCCGGCACCCCGGTTTATGTCGATGAGAAGATGATGTGCACCCTGACTGTGGCGGGCAACGATAATGCTGGCCGCAAGGTTGGGCTTACCGCTGCGCACTGCGGCAACGTGGGGGATTCGGTCACCTCCGCCGATTCGGAGCAGATTGGCCCGACAGGCACCGTGGTGTCCAAGAATGAGGACCTGGATTACGCCGTCATTGAGTTCGGCTCTAAGGCCAAGGTCTCCCGCTCCTACAATGGCGTAACCGTCAATGAGTTGGGCGGCGGCGTTAAGCCGGGCCAGCAGGTGTGCAAGCAGGGCGTTGCCACCGGAAAGACCTGCGGTGTGACCTATCAGCAGGCGAAGAAGATTCAGGTTAACCAGGTATGCGCCATGATGGGCGATTCCGGTGCACCGCTGTTGGCCAACGGCCGCCTCATTGGCTCGATTACCGGCGGTTTCCTGCCGGTGAATTTCCCGTGCCGCACCCCGCTGCAGGGGCCGGTTCATAACCCAACCGCCGCAAACACCATGGATGCAGTCTTGGCGGATATGAACCGTCGCGGTGGCGTAGGTGCTGGCTTTACATTGCCTGAGGACTAG
- the prfB gene encoding peptide chain release factor 2, whose translation MRPEVTARLKQLETTLTTIEKVMDPEALAARIRELEAQAGDPSLWDDPAHAQQITSELSAAQAKVRKLESLRGRLEDMPVMYELAEEEGDTSLADDELDSLESAIESLEVTTMLSGEYDPREAVINIRSGAGGVDAADWAEMLMRMYTRWAEKHGHKVDVYDISYAEEAGIKSATFVVHGEYMYGQLSVEQGAHRLVRISPFDNQGRRQTSFAEVEVLPVVEQTDSIEVPDSEVRVDVYRSSGPGGQSVNTTDSAVRLTHIPTGIVVTCQNEKSQIQNKASAMRVLQAKLLERKRQEEQAELDALGAGGNASWGNQMRSYVLHPYQMVKDLRTNFEVGDPSKVLDGDIDGFLESGIRWRMQQQEDQA comes from the coding sequence ATGCGTCCCGAAGTAACAGCACGGCTCAAGCAATTGGAAACCACCCTGACCACCATCGAGAAGGTCATGGACCCGGAGGCTTTGGCTGCCCGCATTCGGGAACTAGAGGCCCAAGCCGGCGACCCATCCCTGTGGGATGACCCCGCCCACGCGCAACAGATCACCTCCGAGCTTTCCGCAGCGCAGGCCAAGGTCCGCAAGTTGGAATCGCTGCGCGGGCGCTTAGAGGACATGCCCGTGATGTACGAACTCGCGGAAGAAGAGGGCGATACCTCCCTGGCGGATGATGAGCTTGATTCCCTGGAATCTGCCATCGAATCGCTGGAGGTCACCACCATGCTTTCCGGTGAGTATGACCCGCGTGAGGCGGTTATCAATATCCGCTCCGGCGCCGGCGGTGTGGACGCGGCCGACTGGGCCGAAATGCTCATGCGCATGTACACGCGCTGGGCGGAAAAGCACGGCCACAAGGTTGATGTCTATGACATCTCCTATGCGGAGGAGGCCGGTATCAAGTCCGCCACCTTCGTCGTCCACGGTGAATACATGTACGGCCAGCTCTCCGTGGAGCAGGGTGCGCACCGCCTGGTGCGCATCTCGCCCTTTGATAACCAAGGGCGGCGCCAGACCTCCTTCGCAGAGGTAGAGGTGCTTCCGGTGGTGGAGCAGACTGACTCGATTGAGGTGCCAGATTCAGAGGTGCGCGTCGATGTCTATCGTTCTTCTGGTCCGGGCGGCCAGTCTGTCAATACCACCGACTCCGCGGTGCGCTTGACCCACATTCCCACCGGCATTGTGGTGACCTGCCAGAACGAAAAGTCGCAGATTCAAAATAAGGCCTCGGCCATGCGCGTGCTGCAGGCAAAGCTGCTGGAGCGCAAGCGCCAAGAGGAACAAGCTGAGCTCGATGCGTTGGGCGCCGGTGGCAACGCCTCTTGGGGCAATCAGATGCGCTCCTACGTGCTGCACCCGTATCAGATGGTCAAAGACTTACGCACCAATTTTGAGGTGGGCGATCCCTCCAAGGTGCTCGATGGCGATATCGATGGCTTCCTTGAATCCGGTATCCGCTGGCGCATGCAGCAACAAGAAGATCAAGCTTAG
- a CDS encoding inositol monophosphatase family protein gives MVGMDQKPSLQEMIDAVIKTFIVAHADDGDAHLAQALVYNAGRLAWRLREMGVDVEQKTSISDVVTDADRAAERFVAGVLEAVRPEDGILGEEGAARESESGRTWVIDPVDGTYNFSSGSDYWCSALALTDATGITLGAVHRPAMGYTWFGGRDYPTSLDGKEVARLEEKPAEQISLSTYLHPTSLVDADIRGAWQRVAENFATVRMLGAGSVDLSSVADGTWGAWMQHSVADWDWFPGKALVEAAGGAARKVEAGGVEWCLAGNKQVVDQMEDWLRG, from the coding sequence ATGGTGGGCATGGATCAAAAGCCGAGCTTGCAGGAGATGATCGACGCGGTCATCAAGACCTTCATTGTCGCGCACGCGGATGACGGGGATGCGCACCTTGCGCAGGCCCTTGTCTATAACGCCGGCCGCCTGGCCTGGCGCTTGCGCGAGATGGGCGTCGACGTAGAGCAAAAGACTTCTATCTCGGATGTTGTTACGGATGCGGACAGGGCGGCCGAGCGCTTCGTTGCGGGCGTGCTCGAGGCCGTGCGTCCGGAAGACGGCATCCTCGGCGAAGAGGGTGCGGCACGCGAGTCCGAGTCCGGCCGGACCTGGGTCATTGACCCGGTCGATGGCACCTACAACTTTTCTTCTGGCTCCGATTATTGGTGCTCTGCGCTCGCGCTTACCGACGCCACCGGGATCACCCTCGGCGCCGTCCACCGCCCCGCCATGGGCTATACCTGGTTCGGCGGCCGGGACTACCCCACTTCCCTCGACGGGAAAGAAGTGGCACGTCTGGAGGAAAAGCCGGCCGAGCAGATTTCGCTATCCACGTATCTGCACCCAACCTCGCTGGTGGATGCGGATATCCGCGGGGCATGGCAGCGCGTGGCGGAAAACTTTGCTACAGTCCGTATGCTCGGTGCCGGTTCTGTTGATCTGTCCTCCGTGGCCGATGGCACATGGGGCGCATGGATGCAGCATTCGGTGGCGGATTGGGATTGGTTCCCCGGCAAAGCCCTCGTGGAGGCGGCCGGCGGTGCTGCCCGCAAGGTAGAGGCCGGCGGCGTCGAATGGTGCTTGGCCGGCAATAAACAGGTAGTGGATCAGATGGAGGATTGGCTCCGTGGGTAA
- a CDS encoding MobC family plasmid mobilization relaxosome protein codes for MRDKFSTYSRTTVRLDKDLDRFVEEVARVVGVQKAVVFREALYVLAEEESVLTQKRLAPDTLRRLDEMNDQLRRIGVNLNQLARRANIDGVAPVSEAVETIGSEVSSLRKEVKDFVHNQD; via the coding sequence ATGCGAGACAAGTTCTCGACATATTCGCGCACCACCGTGCGCCTCGATAAGGATTTAGACCGATTTGTCGAGGAGGTCGCACGGGTCGTAGGGGTGCAAAAGGCCGTCGTGTTCCGGGAAGCTCTCTATGTCCTCGCAGAGGAGGAGAGTGTGCTGACGCAAAAGCGCTTGGCCCCGGACACGCTGCGCCGCCTTGACGAGATGAACGACCAACTGCGGCGGATTGGCGTCAATCTAAACCAGTTGGCTCGCCGCGCGAATATCGACGGCGTGGCCCCCGTGTCTGAGGCTGTAGAGACGATTGGCTCCGAGGTTTCTTCTCTTCGTAAAGAGGTGAAGGACTTTGTCCACAATCAAGATTAA
- the ftsX gene encoding permease-like cell division protein FtsX: MKLGFIFREATKGLGRNLTMTIAMIITTAIAVGLVVAGIMVTNLTKDTKEIYLDRVEVMVQLNEDISAGDQDCVTPACADLQGQLDADDSVESVEYRNRAESYERFKELFQDTDPVMVEQTSPDALPAAFHVRLKDPEDASAIDAIRDNPAVEDVVDQQQEVRDAASNLDSIRNATFVLAIVMSVAAIFLVANMVQIAAFHRTRETEIMRMVGASRWMTQAPFVLEAVLASLIGVVLGGAGIFLGKSQVVDPSLQGLYESQLLAPMKSGDLWIALPLVGLLALVVTAVTAHMALRSYVRK; encoded by the coding sequence ATGAAGCTAGGTTTTATTTTCCGCGAGGCCACCAAGGGCCTTGGCCGCAACCTGACCATGACCATCGCCATGATCATCACCACCGCTATTGCGGTAGGCCTCGTTGTTGCCGGCATCATGGTGACCAACCTGACCAAGGACACCAAGGAGATCTACCTCGACCGCGTTGAGGTTATGGTCCAGCTTAACGAGGATATTTCCGCTGGTGACCAGGATTGCGTGACCCCGGCCTGCGCGGATCTCCAGGGACAGCTCGACGCGGATGATTCCGTCGAGTCCGTGGAATACCGCAACCGCGCGGAATCCTATGAGCGATTCAAGGAACTCTTCCAAGACACCGACCCCGTCATGGTGGAACAAACCTCGCCCGATGCGCTGCCGGCAGCGTTCCACGTGCGCCTGAAGGATCCAGAAGACGCTTCTGCGATCGATGCGATTAGGGATAACCCGGCGGTAGAGGATGTCGTCGACCAGCAGCAAGAAGTGCGCGATGCCGCAAGCAACCTGGACTCTATCCGCAATGCCACCTTTGTGCTGGCTATTGTGATGTCCGTGGCGGCCATCTTCTTGGTGGCCAATATGGTGCAGATCGCCGCGTTCCACCGCACCCGCGAAACGGAAATCATGCGCATGGTGGGCGCGAGCCGGTGGATGACGCAGGCGCCGTTCGTACTGGAAGCAGTGCTGGCCTCGCTCATCGGCGTGGTCTTGGGTGGCGCCGGGATTTTTCTGGGCAAATCCCAAGTGGTGGACCCATCCCTGCAAGGGCTGTATGAATCCCAGCTGCTCGCCCCCATGAAGTCTGGCGACCTCTGGATTGCCCTGCCTCTCGTGGGCTTGCTGGCGCTGGTGGTCACCGCCGTCACAGCACATATGGCCCTGCGGTCCTATGTGCGCAAATAG
- a CDS encoding kinesin, protein MANNLGHEVDLDRNKYKYLASEDSVSSAAKSGASAQSGAAAAGAGVAAAGAAGAAGLSTPVGKQAADNAESTASKYEPQNHVVAGADEEHVGSASEQPDLQEKLDEDNSDYAPSQHIVGGAKEEHIGSAPQQPDLQEKLDEDNSDYAPSQHIVGGAKEEHIGSAPQQPDLQEKLDEDNSDYAPSQHIVGEANEERVATAPNQDNVNGQQSSERLDQLKGKASEAGSAVGDAFQRAKGFVEDKAHEYQEESTKKGGFFDRVKGAVRDARESIEDKRKN, encoded by the coding sequence ATGGCGAATAACCTAGGCCACGAAGTCGACCTGGACCGCAACAAATACAAGTACCTGGCATCTGAAGACTCCGTGTCTTCGGCAGCTAAGTCTGGCGCCTCCGCTCAGTCCGGTGCGGCTGCAGCGGGTGCAGGCGTTGCAGCGGCAGGCGCCGCGGGCGCTGCCGGCCTATCCACGCCGGTAGGCAAGCAGGCTGCAGATAATGCAGAGTCGACCGCCAGCAAGTACGAGCCGCAGAATCACGTCGTCGCTGGCGCCGACGAAGAGCATGTAGGCTCTGCCTCCGAGCAGCCGGACCTGCAGGAGAAGCTAGACGAGGATAACTCTGACTACGCGCCAAGCCAGCACATCGTGGGTGGCGCGAAGGAAGAACACATTGGTTCCGCCCCGCAGCAGCCAGATTTGCAGGAGAAGCTGGACGAGGATAACTCTGACTACGCACCGAGCCAGCACATCGTGGGTGGCGCGAAGGAAGAGCACATTGGTTCCGCCCCGCAGCAGCCAGATCTGCAAGAAAAGCTGGACGAGGATAACTCTGACTACGCACCGAGCCAGCACATCGTGGGCGAAGCAAACGAAGAGCGTGTTGCTACTGCGCCGAACCAGGATAACGTCAATGGGCAGCAGTCCTCTGAGCGCCTGGATCAGCTAAAGGGCAAGGCATCCGAGGCTGGTAGCGCCGTCGGGGATGCTTTCCAGCGCGCTAAGGGCTTCGTGGAGGACAAGGCACACGAGTACCAAGAGGAGTCCACGAAGAAGGGTGGCTTCTTTGACCGCGTCAAGGGCGCTGTGCGCGATGCACGCGAGTCCATCGAGGACAAGCGCAAGAACTAA
- the ftsE gene encoding cell division ATP-binding protein FtsE, with protein MIRFDNVTKAYSAESRPALDGVSFEIADGEFAFLIGPSGSGKSTFLELMVRYSNVTKGDIYFDDFHVNKLSGKQINVLRQSIGYVFQDFRLLPKLTVYQNVAFALEVIGKSKYRISTSVPQVLDLVGLEDRRDAYPHELSGGEQQRVAIARAVVNRPKLLLADEPTGNLDPSTADEIMDLLLGINRRGTTVVMSTHNARAVNGARKRVLELRNGVLVRDEHEATYEGEA; from the coding sequence GTGATTAGATTCGACAACGTGACTAAGGCCTACTCCGCCGAGTCTCGCCCAGCGCTCGATGGGGTGTCTTTCGAGATCGCGGATGGTGAATTCGCCTTTCTCATCGGCCCGTCCGGCTCCGGTAAGTCCACTTTCCTGGAGCTCATGGTGCGCTATAGCAATGTGACCAAGGGCGATATTTATTTTGATGACTTCCACGTCAACAAGCTTTCCGGCAAGCAGATTAACGTGCTGCGCCAGTCCATTGGCTATGTTTTCCAGGACTTCCGCCTGCTGCCCAAGCTGACGGTGTACCAAAACGTGGCCTTTGCGTTGGAGGTTATTGGCAAGAGCAAGTACCGCATCTCCACCTCGGTCCCGCAGGTCTTGGATCTGGTTGGCCTAGAGGATCGCCGCGATGCGTATCCGCACGAGCTTTCCGGTGGCGAGCAGCAGCGCGTGGCCATTGCCCGCGCGGTGGTCAATCGGCCGAAGCTTTTGCTTGCCGACGAACCCACGGGCAACCTCGATCCCTCCACCGCCGACGAGATCATGGACTTGCTGCTGGGCATCAACCGCCGTGGCACCACAGTGGTGATGTCCACCCACAATGCCCGCGCCGTCAATGGGGCACGCAAGCGCGTGCTGGAGCTGCGCAATGGAGTCCTCGTGCGCGATGAGCACGAGGCGACGTACGAGGGGGAAGCATGA
- a CDS encoding site-specific integrase yields the protein MSKQIRAARTKLSPGEDSIDRVVDALPPRGPYEAKITVRLWDGTTYRPTIRARTKGEFRRIAGEKRDSKLNSTSTNWDKSKNFSAFITDVSKPAIQAARLRPNTRARYELALKQAEAQLGKHAIGEAVKFRTLERALQAIATANGSESARQARTVVSKYILDQLIREGVIDHNPLRGISIDLGEVKKGNKPQGGHALTNAQYDAVVDHLIARDTARPLPPGTDRRASSIAKHGNVVALALLQAGTGLRISEALAATRQSVKVANGQIAISITSDQSKTHRGRSIPFLDKRVEKFWLNRLDGLGTTDPLIPSPGDKQAHWRTDNAVKASAALFKDVGAQVQDDHIALMRSHDWRTVLNNRAIARGVPAQVRAAYFGHDVDVNTRNYTDWTDVDAMRGALNLGEESGTQNGT from the coding sequence ATGTCCAAGCAAATACGTGCCGCCAGAACGAAACTAAGCCCTGGGGAAGATTCCATCGATCGCGTCGTTGATGCTTTGCCGCCGCGTGGTCCATACGAAGCGAAAATCACCGTCCGACTATGGGACGGAACGACTTACCGCCCGACAATCCGGGCAAGGACAAAGGGGGAATTCCGGCGAATTGCCGGCGAGAAGCGGGACAGCAAGCTCAACTCGACGTCGACCAATTGGGATAAGAGTAAGAACTTCTCGGCGTTCATTACCGACGTTTCTAAGCCGGCCATCCAGGCGGCACGGCTGCGGCCGAACACGCGCGCCCGGTATGAGCTCGCATTGAAACAGGCCGAAGCACAGCTTGGAAAACATGCCATTGGCGAGGCTGTGAAATTCCGAACTCTCGAACGCGCATTGCAGGCCATCGCCACCGCAAACGGGTCGGAATCCGCACGGCAGGCCCGTACTGTCGTGAGCAAGTATATTCTGGATCAACTCATCCGCGAGGGCGTTATCGACCACAACCCGTTACGCGGAATCAGTATCGACCTCGGCGAGGTCAAGAAGGGCAATAAACCGCAAGGTGGTCACGCCCTGACGAACGCACAATACGACGCCGTTGTAGACCATCTCATTGCACGCGATACGGCCAGACCGTTACCACCGGGTACGGACAGACGAGCAAGCTCCATCGCAAAACATGGCAACGTGGTTGCGCTGGCACTACTACAAGCGGGGACGGGACTTCGCATCTCAGAGGCGCTGGCGGCGACGAGACAATCTGTAAAAGTCGCTAATGGGCAAATCGCGATCAGCATTACATCTGATCAATCCAAAACGCACAGAGGCCGTTCTATCCCGTTCCTGGACAAGCGTGTCGAAAAGTTTTGGTTAAACCGGCTCGACGGACTAGGAACGACCGACCCACTGATCCCTTCGCCAGGAGACAAGCAGGCGCACTGGCGCACCGACAACGCCGTGAAAGCGTCAGCGGCTCTGTTTAAAGATGTCGGCGCGCAGGTCCAGGACGACCACATCGCTTTAATGAGATCCCATGACTGGCGCACGGTGCTCAATAACCGGGCCATCGCGCGAGGGGTGCCCGCCCAGGTGCGTGCAGCCTACTTCGGGCATGACGTCGACGTGAACACGCGCAACTACACGGATTGGACTGATGTCGACGCTATGCGGGGAGCCTTGAATCTCGGTGAAGAAAGTGGGACTCAAAACGGGACTTAA
- a CDS encoding AbgT family transporter has protein sequence MAETETKEKPRSASGFLGTVEKIGNKLPDPFWLFVILAAIVAVTSWLGHLVGMTAEDPKTGETIEVESLLTTENISRMVTDAVENFTSFPPLGVILAVMLGVAVAEQSGLLSALVRAMVTKVSAKMLTFVVALAGVTGSVASDAIYVILIPLGAMAFHAVGRSPIVGAMVAFAASSAGFNASLILNITDLLLAGISTPAAQFVAPEYEVSPLANIFFVIPSAVVLSLIITAVTECLMVKKARELVDHDHINYEEVSFSKAAGGAGANSEEDEEYDFTDDEEAMRIKPNEQRGLIASGIALVLFLAAFFALLFIPGSPLASQGDSFMESPLISAIAVPIALAFLVCGIVYGLAAGTVKSFADVPEFMAKGIETLVPMLVLFFAVAQFLAWFEWSNLGVWTAIKGSELLQHWSLPPLVMFAALVAMVALLNLFITSGSAQWALMAPVIVPMMMYVGVSPEVSQVLFRIGDSPTNIITPMSPYFALALTFLQRYYKHAGVGTLMSLALPYSLCMIVGWFAFFVIWYLIGIPLGPGAPMDYAG, from the coding sequence ATGGCCGAAACCGAAACTAAAGAAAAACCACGTTCTGCAAGCGGCTTCCTGGGCACTGTAGAAAAGATTGGCAATAAACTGCCGGATCCATTCTGGCTCTTCGTCATCCTCGCAGCCATAGTCGCTGTGACCTCTTGGCTTGGACACCTAGTTGGCATGACCGCCGAGGACCCCAAGACCGGCGAAACCATCGAAGTAGAATCCCTGCTGACCACCGAGAATATCTCACGCATGGTTACTGATGCAGTGGAGAACTTCACCAGCTTCCCGCCGCTCGGCGTCATCCTTGCCGTGATGCTCGGCGTGGCCGTGGCGGAGCAGTCTGGCCTGCTTTCCGCGTTGGTGCGCGCGATGGTGACCAAGGTCAGCGCCAAGATGCTGACCTTCGTGGTGGCACTGGCCGGCGTGACCGGCTCCGTGGCCTCTGATGCCATTTACGTCATCCTGATCCCGCTGGGCGCAATGGCCTTCCACGCCGTGGGCCGTTCCCCCATCGTGGGCGCGATGGTGGCCTTTGCGGCATCGTCTGCCGGCTTTAATGCCTCGCTGATTCTCAATATCACCGACCTCCTGCTCGCGGGTATTTCCACCCCGGCCGCGCAGTTTGTGGCCCCAGAATATGAGGTCAGCCCACTGGCCAATATCTTCTTTGTCATCCCTTCTGCCGTGGTGCTCTCCCTCATCATTACCGCGGTCACGGAATGCCTCATGGTCAAAAAAGCCCGCGAGCTCGTGGACCACGACCACATTAATTACGAAGAGGTGTCCTTCTCCAAGGCCGCCGGTGGGGCCGGCGCAAATTCAGAGGAGGATGAGGAGTACGACTTCACCGATGATGAAGAGGCGATGCGCATCAAGCCCAACGAGCAGCGCGGTCTGATTGCTTCCGGCATCGCGCTCGTGCTCTTCCTTGCCGCCTTCTTTGCCTTGCTCTTTATCCCCGGCTCCCCGCTGGCAAGCCAAGGGGATAGCTTCATGGAGTCGCCACTCATTAGCGCCATCGCGGTGCCGATCGCCTTGGCATTTTTGGTATGCGGCATCGTCTACGGCCTGGCAGCAGGCACCGTGAAGTCTTTTGCTGATGTACCGGAGTTTATGGCCAAGGGCATCGAGACCCTCGTTCCCATGCTGGTCCTCTTCTTCGCCGTCGCTCAGTTCCTCGCCTGGTTCGAGTGGTCCAACCTCGGCGTATGGACCGCCATCAAGGGCTCCGAGCTGCTCCAGCACTGGTCCCTGCCGCCGCTGGTCATGTTCGCCGCACTGGTGGCCATGGTCGCACTGCTTAACCTCTTCATCACCTCCGGTTCCGCCCAGTGGGCGCTGATGGCCCCGGTCATCGTGCCGATGATGATGTATGTGGGCGTCTCGCCTGAGGTTTCCCAGGTGCTCTTCCGTATCGGTGACTCTCCGACGAATATCATCACCCCAATGTCGCCCTACTTCGCGCTGGCGTTGACCTTCCTGCAGCGCTACTACAAGCACGCGGGTGTGGGTACTTTGATGTCGCTGGCGCTGCCCTATTCCCTCTGCATGATCGTGGGTTGGTTCGCCTTCTTCGTCATCTGGTACCTCATCGGCATCCCGCTGGGACCGGGCGCGCCGATGGACTACGCGGGTTAA
- a CDS encoding DUF1990 family protein, which produces MVTPLSYSDTSGFPQLHMSRVIDADFDTATHRLFRWSIQRSGLFRVRPTHEVVELGAEVTMGLGPWDFRCRVVDVFHEDGRCGFTYGTLPGHLERGEETFTLERLRDGRTLLLIDAASEPFLPFLRPLVDVPRRLLISRLYLHALDD; this is translated from the coding sequence ATGGTCACACCGCTGTCTTATTCCGATACTTCTGGCTTCCCGCAGCTGCACATGTCACGAGTAATCGACGCTGATTTTGATACCGCCACACACCGGCTATTCCGCTGGTCAATCCAACGCAGCGGCCTTTTCCGCGTTCGCCCCACCCATGAGGTGGTAGAGCTCGGCGCGGAGGTCACCATGGGCCTCGGCCCATGGGATTTTCGCTGTCGCGTAGTCGATGTCTTCCACGAAGACGGCCGCTGCGGGTTCACTTACGGCACCCTCCCCGGACACCTCGAGCGCGGCGAAGAAACCTTCACCCTTGAGCGCCTGCGCGATGGCCGCACCCTGCTGCTTATCGACGCCGCCTCCGAGCCCTTCCTCCCCTTCCTGCGCCCCCTCGTGGACGTGCCAAGGCGCCTACTGATTAGCCGGCTCTACCTTCACGCCTTGGACGATTAG
- the hisN gene encoding histidinol-phosphatase, translating into MGKFKEDLGLALELAGHADVVTMHRFEASDLSVKEKPDMSPVSDADLTCEKHIRESLKRSRPRDEVLGEEYGGEACYKGRQWVIDPIDGTKNFVRGVPVWATLISLLEDGEPVVSVVSAPALRRRWYAAKGAGAFRVFGGEPKRLSVSHVEKLADSSLAMSSLTGWAERGLRDQFLALTDKTWRLRGYGDFWSYCLVAEGAVDIAAEPEVSLWDLAAPSLIVTEAGGTFTDLDGNPGPHGGSGVASNGLLHKHALAALQG; encoded by the coding sequence GTGGGTAAGTTCAAAGAAGACTTGGGCCTCGCGCTCGAGCTGGCGGGCCATGCCGATGTAGTGACCATGCATCGTTTCGAGGCCTCGGATCTTTCCGTCAAGGAAAAGCCGGATATGTCTCCCGTATCGGATGCGGATCTCACCTGTGAGAAGCATATCCGCGAATCCCTTAAGCGCTCCCGCCCGCGCGATGAAGTGCTGGGTGAGGAATACGGCGGCGAGGCCTGCTATAAGGGCCGCCAGTGGGTCATCGATCCCATCGACGGCACCAAGAACTTCGTGCGTGGCGTCCCCGTATGGGCCACGCTCATCTCCCTTTTGGAAGATGGCGAACCGGTAGTTTCGGTGGTTTCCGCACCCGCCCTGCGCCGCCGTTGGTACGCAGCCAAGGGCGCTGGTGCCTTCCGCGTTTTCGGCGGCGAGCCGAAGCGCTTGAGCGTATCCCACGTGGAAAAGCTCGCCGATTCTTCGCTGGCCATGAGCTCGCTGACCGGATGGGCCGAACGCGGCCTGCGCGATCAGTTCCTCGCACTCACGGACAAGACCTGGCGCCTGCGCGGCTATGGCGATTTCTGGTCCTACTGCCTCGTGGCCGAAGGTGCGGTAGACATCGCCGCCGAACCCGAGGTGTCCTTGTGGGACCTCGCCGCGCCCTCCCTCATCGTGACCGAGGCCGGCGGCACATTCACGGATCTGGACGGAAACCCTGGCCCCCACGGCGGATCCGGCGTCGCCTCCAACGGCCTGCTCCACAAGCACGCCCTAGCCGCACTACAGGGCTAG